In Hirundo rustica isolate bHirRus1 chromosome 4, bHirRus1.pri.v3, whole genome shotgun sequence, a genomic segment contains:
- the LOC120751507 gene encoding LOW QUALITY PROTEIN: inositol 1,4,5-trisphosphate receptor-interacting protein-like 1 (The sequence of the model RefSeq protein was modified relative to this genomic sequence to represent the inferred CDS: deleted 1 base in 1 codon), with the protein MHVTVEADDSGSGNDREGSPVAANEGDNCDAIGGDDVKIEEEGDAESATGYYSRQDEAWSDRNVPGDNTAQGNEEESGNAAANTEGLDEASEGEDQDVWVEQDKDTGKEEEGYGNEEGKTSGTNLKAGNNDDVNDGEDIVDGKEEYVDVKVQESRDASEQRSSDWTGQEDSNDRGNEVDHGGFAAAEEEKKAMIKVDDNDRNEDEEQGGVRVEANKNEDRKEDKQGNVAAREKGGSDGGKEENGKGETEEREDTRDAGDKRGILLVDHIQWPVEELERGCSLTAELMESFTRVFVDRVSNSFYPVPQEAIGVGSAFEGWSPRDWDGVYRVLVPLNPPPGYAFHLEPNSAGQTAARTFSVRVELVCTCKREQLGQKPLCFLHHPKKKLGRKRKRSLLETLCTGSYLDVEKTSHWFYQLLRCSWRHVPESDSWHLAFQPCSRSCRFQLSKGRKRLAVEMLFGVRQGDSDIFVASQPTEAQKGGSSIFVSSQTAEANFMASTAWPETYAVAEAKFLRHIAGQVPCESLHLKCLQVFTGILRGTGFSSSVWKTVVMHVLTTVPLSRWRRREFARRLWDVMAYLRRCLQSKRLEHFVLGNERLPAEISLPLAVRRVEPLNLFEHLAREPAAHREAMRAYGQLRFRLWVLLSSL; encoded by the exons ATGCATGTGACTGTGGAGGCCGATGACAGCGGCAGTGGAAATGACAGAGAAGGCAGTCCTGTGGCTGCAAATGAAGGAGACAACTGCGATGCCATAGGAGGTGATGATGTGAAGATAGAGGAAGAGGGTGATGCTGAGAGTGCCACTGGCTATTACTCAAGGCAAGATGAAGCATGGAGTGATAGGAATGTGCCAGGAGACAACACTGCTCAAGGCAATGAAGAAGAGTCTGGCAATGCTGCGGCCAATACAGAAGGCCTAGATGAAGCCAGTGAAGGGGAAGACCAGGATGTGTGGGTGGAGCAAGACAAGGACactggaaaggaagaagaaggatatggaaatgaagaaggaaaaaccaGCGGTACGAATCTGAAGGCAGGCAACAATGATGATGTAAATGATGGTGAGGACATTGTAGATGGGAAGGAGGAATACGTGGATGTGAAGGTGCAGGAAAGCAGGGATGCCAGTGAACAGAGAAGCAGTGATTGGACTGGGCAGGAAGATAGCAATGACCGTGGGAATGAAGTCGACCACGgaggttttgctgcagctgaggaagaaaagaaggcaaTGATAAAAGTAGATGACAATGATAGAAACGAGGATGAAGAACAGGGCGGTGTACGTGTGGAGGCAAACAAGAATGAGGATAGAAAAGAAGACAAACAAGGTAACGTGGCTGCCAGAGAGAAAGGAGGCAGTGACGGgggcaaagaagaaaatggcaagggtgaaacagaagaaagagaagacacCCGAGATGCTGGGGATAAGCGAGGCATCCTTTTAGTGGATCACATACAGTGGCCTGTGGAGGAACTGGAGAGAGGTTGCTCACTGACAGCTGAGCTGATGGAGAGCTTCACGCGCGTCTTTGTGGACAGAGTGAGCAATAGTTTCTACCCAGTGCCTCAAGAAGCCATCGGGGTGGGCAGTGCCTTTGAGGGCTGGAGTCCCCGTGACTGGGACGGGGTGTACCGCGTGCTGGTCCCCCTGAATCCCCCGCCAGGGTACGCCTTCCACCTAGAGCCGAACAGTGCAGGGCAGACGGCCGCAAGGACCTTCAGTGTCCGTGTGGAGCTGGTGTGCACGTGcaagagggagcagctgggccaGAAGCCGCTGTGCTTCCTGCACCACCCGAAGAAGAAGCTGGGGCGGAAGCGGAAGCGCAGCCTT CTAGAGACACTCTGCACCGGCTCCTACCTGGACGTGGAGAAAACCTCCCACTGGTTCTACCAGCTGCTGAGATGCTCGTGGCGGCATGTGCCTGAGTCAGACTCATGGCACTTGGCGTTTCAGCCCTGCAGCCGTTCCTGCCGATTCCAGCTGAGCAAAGGCAGGAAGAGGCTGGCGGTGGAGATGCTCTTTGGGGTGCGCCAAGGGGACTCTGATATCTTTGTGGCCAGCCAGCCCACAGAGGCCCAGAAAGGCGGCTCCAGCATCTTTGTGAGCAGCCAGACCGCCGAGGCCAACTTCATGGCAAGCACAGCGTGGCCGGAGACGTACGCTGTGGCGGAGGCGAAATTCCTCCGGCACATCGCCGGGCAGGTGCCCTGTGAGAGCTTGCACCTGAAATGCCTGCAGGTCTTCACCGGCATCCTGAGGGGCACAGGTTTCTCCAGCTCCGTCTGGAAGACGGTGGTCATGCACGTGCTGACCACCGTACCGCTGTCCCGGTGGCGCAGGAGGGAATTTGCGCGGCGGCTGTGGGACGTCATGGCGTACCTGCGCCGCTGCCTGCAGTCGAAACGCCTGGAGCACTTTGTGCTAGGCAACGAGAGGCTTCCTGCAGAGATCAGCTTGCCACTGGCAGTGCGAAGGGTTGAGCCGCTCAACCTCTTTGAGCACCTGGCCCGAGAGCCGGCTGCCCACAGAGAGGCGATGCGAGCTTATGGTCAGCTGCGGTTTCgcctctgggtgctgctctccagcctctga
- the LOC120751512 gene encoding LOW QUALITY PROTEIN: uncharacterized protein LOC120751512 (The sequence of the model RefSeq protein was modified relative to this genomic sequence to represent the inferred CDS: substituted 1 base at 1 genomic stop codon) codes for MGAALTGPKGSRCPSRAWASGEYAHSEETGLEEGWGRSAGTWDPCSAPASRAQPLAGGPGSGRRACGASGAGLAACQLPGALSFPPPRSPDHPAPNFRLHSGPAEALLCVLLQTMAFLPLLFVLVQSLIQFPQPAGDGLDEATHRRMRERQELLEHEMTRLLQELERRTRSRGASSSGKDLSSCKVLREERGKEQEEDGFYSKEGGEDMHVTVEADDSGSGNDREGSPVAANEGDNGDAIGGDDVKIEEEGDAESATGYSSRQDEAWSDRNVPGDNTAQGNEEESGNVAANTEGLDEASEGEDQDVRVEQDKDTGKEEEGYGNEEGKTSGTNLKAGNNDDVNDGEDIVDGKEEYVDVKVQESRGASEQRSSDWTGQEDSNDRGNEVDHGGFAAAEEEKKAMMKVDDNDRNEDEEQGGVRVEANKNEDRKEDKQGNVAAREKGGSDGGKEENGKGETEEREDTRDAGDKRGILLVDHIQWPVEELERGCSLTAELMESFTRVFVDRVSNSFYPVPQEAIGVGSAFEGXSPRDWDGVYRVLVPLNPPPGHAFHLEPNSAGQTAARTFSVRVELVCTCKREQLGQKPLCFLHHPKKKLGRKRKRSLLETLCTGSYLDVEKTSHWFYQLVRCSWRHVPESDSWHLAFQPCSRSCRFQLSKGRKRLVVEMLFGVRQGDSDIFVASQPTEAQKGGSSIFVSSQPAEANFMASTAWPETYAVAEAKFLRHIAGQVPCESLHLKCLQVFTCILRGTGFSSSVWKTVVMHVLTTVPLSRWRRREFARRLWDVMAYLRRCLQSKRLEHFVLGNERLPAEISLPLAVRRVEPLNLFEHLAREPAAHREAMRAYGQLRFRLWALLSSL; via the exons ATGGGGGCAGCTCTAACGGGCCCCAAGGGGAGCCGGTGCCCCAGTCGAGCTTGGGCAAGCGGTGAGTACGCACACAGTGAggagacagggctggaggaaggtTGGGGCAGAAGTGCCGGCACCTGGGACCCGTGTTCTGCCCCTGCATCCAGGGCCCAGCCCTTGGCGGGAGGGCCTGGCTCAGGGCGCCGTGCTTGTGGGGCCAGCGGTGCAGGCCTTGCCGCCTGCCAGCTGCCAGGGGCCCTCTCCTTCCCGCCCCCACGTTCCCCTGACCATCCGGCCCCCAATTTCCGTCTCCATTCCGGCCCCGCTGAAGCCCTTCTGTGTGTCCTCCTGCAGACCATGGCTTTCTTGCCATTGCTCTTTGTGCTCGTGCAAAGCCTGATCCAGTTCCCGCAgcctgctggggatgggctggatGAGGCCACGCACCGGCGAATGCGGGAGcgtcaggagctgctggaacatGAAATGACtcggctgctgcaggagctgga GCGCAGGACAAGGAGCCGtggagccagcagcagcggcaAGGACTTGAGCTCCTGCAAGGTCTTGcgagaagagagaggaaaagagcaggaagaagacGGCTTTTATTCAAAGGAAGGCGGAGAAGACATGCATGTGACTGTGGAGGCCGATGACAGCGGCAGTGGAAATGACAGAGAAGGCAGTCCTGTGGCTGCAAATGAAGGAGACAACGGCGATGCCATAGGAGGTGATGATGTGAAGATAGAGGAAGAGGGTGATGCTGAGAGTGCCACTGGCTATTCCTCAAGGCAAGATGAAGCATGGAGTGATAGGAATGTGCCAGGAGACAACACTGCTCAAGGCAATGAAGAAGAGTCTGGCAATGTTGCGGCCAATACAGAAGGCCTAGATGAAGCCAGTGAAGGGGAAGACCAGGATGTGCGGGTGGAGCAAGACAAGGACactggaaaggaagaagaaggatatggaaatgaagaaggaaaaaccaGCGGTACGAATCTGAAGGCAGGCAACAATGACGATGTAAATGATGGTGAGGACATTGTAGATGGGAAGGAGGAATACGTGGATGTGAAGGTGCAGGAAAGCAGGGGTGCCAGTGAACAGAGAAGCAGTGATTGGACTGGGCAGGAAGATAGCAATGACCGTGGGAATGAAGTCGACCACGgaggttttgctgcagctgaggaagaaaagaaggcaaTGATGAAAGTAGATGACAATGATAGAAACGAGGATGAAGAACAGGGCGGTGTACGTGTGGAGGCAAACAAGAATGAGGATAGAAAAGAAGACAAACAAGGTAACGTGGCTGCCAGAGAGAAAGGAGGCAGTGACGGgggcaaagaagaaaatggcaagggtgaaacagaagaaagagaagacacCCGAGATGCTGGGGATAAGCGAGGCATCCTTTTAGTGGATCACATCCAGTGGCCTGTGGAGGAACTGGAGAGAGGTTGCTCACTGACAGCTGAGCTGATGGAGAGCTTCACGCGCGTCTTTGTGGACAGAGTGAGCAATAGTTTCTACCCAGTGCCTCAAGAAGCCATTGGGGTGGGCAGTGCCTTTGAGGGCTAGAGTCCCCGTGACTGGGACGGGGTGTACCGCGTGCTGGTCCCCCTGAATCCCCCGCCAGGGCACGCCTTCCACCTAGAGCCGAACAGTGCAGGGCAGACGGCCGCAAGGACCTTCAGTGTCCGTGTGGAGCTGGTGTGCACGTGcaagagggagcagctgggccaGAAGCCGCTGTGCTTCCTGCACCACCCGAAGAAGAAGCTGGGGCGGAAGCGGAAGCGCAGCCTTCTAGAGACACTCTGCACCGGCTCCTACCTGGACGTGGAGAAAACCTCCCACTGGTTCTACCAGCTGGTGAGATGCTCGTGGCGGCATGTGCCTGAGTCAGACTCATGGCACTTGGCGTTTCAGCCCTGCAGCCGTTCCTGCCGATTCCAGCTGAGCAAAGGCAGGAAGAGGCTGGTGGTGGAGATGCTCTTTGGGGTGCGCCAAGGGGACTCTGATATCTTTGTGGCCAGCCAGCCCACAGAGGCCCAGAAAGGCGGCTCCAGCATCTTTGTGAGCAGCCAGCCCGCCGAGGCCAACTTCATGGCAAGCACAGCGTGGCCGGAGACGTACGCTGTGGCGGAGGCCAAATTCCTCCGGCACATCGCCGGGCAGGTGCCCTGTGAGAGCTTGCACCTGAAATGCCTGCAGGTCTTCACCTGCATCCTGAGGGGCACAGGTTTTTCCAGCTCCGTCTGGAAGACGGTGGTCATGCACGTGCTGACCACCGTACCGCTGTCCCGGTGGCGCAGGAGGGAATTTGCGCGGCGGCTGTGGGACGTCATGGCGTACCTGCGCCGCTGCCTGCAGTCGAAACGCCTGGAGCACTTTGTGCTAGGCAACGAGAGGCTTCCTGCAGAGATCAGCTTGCCACTGGCAGTGCGAAGGGTTGAGCCGCTCAACCTCTTTGAGCACCTGGCCCGAGAGCCGGCTGCCCACAGAGAGGCGATGCGAGCTTATGGTCAGCTGCGGTTTCGCCTCTGGgcgctgctctccagcctctga